A genomic stretch from Caballeronia sp. LZ062 includes:
- a CDS encoding precorrin-2 C(20)-methyltransferase — protein sequence MMSGRLYGLGVGPGDPELITVKALRLLKSAPVVAYFVAKGKKGNAFGIIEAHLDDTQTRLPLVYPVTTEALEPPLCYETIISAFYDEAALAIADHLEAGRDVAVICEGDPFFYGSYMYLHDRLAGRFDAHVVPGVCSMLGGVSVLGVPLVYRNQSLCVLSGVLPEDELKCKLEASDAAVVMKLGRNFEKVRRVLVELGLDKRALYVERATMANQRIVPLDEVDPMASPYFSLLVVPGTKWQA from the coding sequence ATGATGAGCGGACGCCTGTATGGTCTCGGCGTCGGTCCGGGCGATCCGGAACTCATCACCGTGAAGGCGCTGCGGCTCCTGAAGTCCGCGCCAGTGGTCGCGTATTTCGTCGCGAAGGGCAAGAAGGGCAACGCGTTCGGCATCATCGAGGCGCATCTCGACGATACGCAGACACGCTTGCCGCTCGTGTACCCCGTGACGACCGAGGCGCTCGAACCGCCGCTGTGTTACGAGACGATCATCAGCGCGTTTTATGATGAAGCGGCGCTCGCCATTGCGGATCATCTCGAAGCGGGCCGCGATGTTGCCGTGATCTGCGAAGGCGATCCGTTCTTCTACGGCTCGTACATGTATCTGCATGACCGTCTCGCAGGCCGTTTCGATGCACACGTGGTACCCGGCGTCTGCTCGATGCTCGGCGGCGTGTCCGTGCTCGGCGTGCCGCTCGTCTATCGCAATCAGAGTCTCTGCGTGCTGTCCGGCGTGCTGCCGGAAGACGAGTTGAAATGCAAGCTCGAAGCATCCGATGCCGCCGTCGTCATGAAGCTCGGCCGCAACTTCGAGAAGGTGCGGCGCGTCCTGGTCGAGTTGGGGTTGGACAAGCGCGCCCTCTATGTCGAGCGCGCGACGATGGCGAATCAACGTATCGTGCCGCTCGATGAAGTCGATCCGATGGCGTCGCCCTATTTCTCGCTGCTCGTGGTGCCGGGAACGAAATGGCAGGCATGA
- the cobJ gene encoding precorrin-3B C(17)-methyltransferase has protein sequence MNAVSPMAIVVLGESAMPTARRIQARYPGSLVHGLATRTHADIAYDDFGAHVRALYLAGTPIVALCAAGIVIRSLAPCLTDKGAEPPVLAVAQDGSAVVPLLGGTSGVNALAREIGAALNVTPAITTSGELRFGTCLLAPPDGYALADIERGKRFVSDLLAGETTRIQGHAPWLDQTDLPRANDARLAVHVTPHVIHDESSLVIHPRCVAAWIEAREEDIADRVRLALREHGLSPLALAALIAPTASMTSDALGDAANALDVPLRFSDEPPPHDALRAHDIALSVAQAPLDVASIGRARGTLTVIGLGPGSADLMTPAAKSALIAAQDILGYETYVRMAGPFRADQRIHMTDNREELQRARHAFELASEGRKVVVVSSGDPGVFAMAAAVLEALDEGRATHAEWNAVKLAIVPGVSASLATAARAGAPLGHDFCVLSLSDNLKPWDVIEHRIRHASEADLVMAFYNPLSKARPWQFDRAMDIVREHRDAATPVVLGRDVGRPAETVRTVTLGELHGRLVDMRTMVIVGSSRTRVLGDGEWVYTPRSY, from the coding sequence ATGAACGCGGTGTCTCCCATGGCGATCGTCGTGCTCGGCGAAAGTGCGATGCCAACCGCGCGCCGCATACAGGCGCGCTATCCCGGATCGCTCGTGCATGGTCTCGCCACTCGCACTCATGCCGACATTGCCTACGACGATTTCGGAGCGCACGTGCGCGCGCTTTATCTCGCAGGCACGCCCATTGTCGCGCTGTGTGCAGCGGGCATCGTCATTCGCTCGCTTGCGCCGTGCCTCACGGACAAAGGCGCCGAGCCGCCGGTTCTGGCCGTCGCGCAGGACGGCAGCGCGGTCGTGCCATTGTTGGGCGGCACGAGCGGCGTCAATGCGCTGGCGCGCGAGATCGGCGCGGCACTCAATGTAACGCCTGCCATCACGACGAGCGGCGAGTTGCGTTTCGGTACGTGCCTGCTCGCGCCGCCCGACGGTTACGCGCTGGCGGATATCGAGCGCGGCAAGCGTTTCGTGTCCGATCTGCTCGCGGGCGAAACCACGCGCATACAAGGTCATGCGCCGTGGCTGGATCAGACCGACTTGCCCCGCGCGAATGATGCGCGTCTTGCCGTGCACGTTACGCCACACGTGATACACGATGAAAGCAGTCTCGTGATTCATCCGCGTTGCGTGGCCGCGTGGATCGAAGCGCGCGAAGAAGATATTGCCGACCGCGTGCGTCTTGCGTTGCGCGAGCATGGCTTGTCGCCGCTTGCACTTGCTGCGCTGATTGCACCGACCGCGAGCATGACATCCGATGCGCTCGGCGATGCTGCCAACGCGCTAGACGTGCCGCTTCGCTTCAGCGACGAACCGCCGCCGCATGACGCGCTTCGCGCGCACGATATCGCGCTGAGCGTGGCGCAAGCGCCTCTCGACGTGGCGTCCATCGGCCGGGCGCGCGGCACGTTGACAGTGATCGGACTGGGCCCTGGCAGTGCGGACTTGATGACGCCTGCCGCAAAATCCGCGCTCATCGCCGCGCAAGACATACTCGGCTATGAGACGTATGTGCGCATGGCCGGACCGTTCCGCGCGGACCAGCGCATTCACATGACGGACAACCGCGAAGAATTGCAGCGCGCGCGTCATGCGTTCGAACTCGCGAGCGAAGGGCGAAAGGTCGTGGTCGTATCATCGGGCGATCCGGGCGTCTTCGCGATGGCCGCCGCCGTGCTCGAAGCCCTCGACGAAGGGCGCGCGACGCATGCCGAATGGAACGCGGTGAAGCTCGCGATCGTGCCGGGCGTATCGGCATCGCTCGCTACGGCGGCACGCGCGGGCGCGCCCCTTGGCCACGATTTCTGCGTGCTTTCGCTCTCGGATAACCTGAAGCCCTGGGACGTCATCGAGCATCGCATTCGCCATGCGAGCGAAGCGGACCTCGTGATGGCGTTTTATAACCCGCTATCGAAGGCGCGGCCCTGGCAGTTCGATCGCGCCATGGACATCGTGCGCGAGCATCGCGATGCAGCGACGCCTGTTGTACTAGGCCGAGATGTGGGACGTCCCGCCGAAACCGTGCGCACGGTGACGCTAGGTGAATTGCACGGCCGCCTCGTCGATATGCGAACGATGGTCATCGTCGGATCGTCGAGAACGCGCGTGCTCGGCGATGGCGAGTGGGTTTATACGCCGCGCTCGTATTGA
- a CDS encoding precorrin-8X methylmutase, with translation MLDYIRDGAEIYRQSFATIRAEANLSAIPRDLEKLAVRLIHACGMVDIVDDLRFSPGAGDAGRIALAAGAPILCDARMVAHGITQARLPADNRIVCTLGDPSVPERAREMQNTRSAAALELWRPHLEGAVVAIGNAPTALFHLLDMLDAGAPKPALILGFPVGFIGAAESKAMLAADSRGVPFVALQGRRGGSAMAAAAVNALASENE, from the coding sequence ATGCTTGACTATATCCGCGACGGCGCCGAGATCTATCGCCAGTCGTTCGCGACGATTCGCGCGGAAGCGAACTTGAGCGCCATTCCCCGCGACCTCGAAAAGCTCGCTGTGCGGCTCATTCATGCGTGCGGCATGGTCGACATCGTCGACGATCTGCGCTTCTCGCCCGGCGCAGGCGATGCGGGACGCATCGCGCTCGCAGCCGGCGCACCGATACTCTGCGATGCACGCATGGTCGCGCACGGCATCACGCAGGCGCGCCTTCCCGCTGATAACCGCATTGTCTGCACGCTCGGCGATCCGTCCGTGCCCGAGCGCGCCCGCGAAATGCAGAACACGCGCTCGGCGGCTGCACTGGAGCTATGGCGTCCGCATCTTGAAGGCGCCGTCGTCGCGATAGGCAACGCGCCGACCGCCCTCTTTCATCTGCTCGACATGCTCGATGCCGGCGCGCCGAAGCCCGCGCTCATTCTCGGCTTTCCGGTCGGCTTCATCGGCGCGGCGGAATCGAAAGCGATGCTCGCAGCCGACAGCCGCGGCGTGCCATTTGTCGCGTTGCAGGGACGGCGCGGCGGCAGCGCAATGGCCGCCGCTGCCGTGAATGCACTTGCTTCGGAGAACGAATGA
- the cobG gene encoding precorrin-3B synthase, translated as MRIVQARDGGLARLRLAGGELTAHAAHAVARAAVRCGSGVIELTNRANLQLRGIRDDAHAELVDIALNAGLGPQAEGGDDLRNVMLSPLASDATRRLAAAIVSAMQGDAALHALSPKFALQLDNGERLAMLEHPHDLWLSAFDGGARYAFGLAGTMPRHEADAPALGSIAREHVVGFVVAVLRAFLALASKDEHRMRDLLARIGVTHFLTALSFDPLDTAWRRAPADALLRFGAHPMPERADWYVGAQAQLGRIDATTLDALADLASTHAQGRFFATPWQGILMPHVAAQDKEHVLARLNALGLVTEASHPLARLIACAGSAGCVKSRADTKADAYRLAALLPLHGDVHLSGCERSCAAAHPVTTTLLAVSNARYDVHVDMRLVARNLSIEEAAAWLARSHADA; from the coding sequence ATGCGCATCGTGCAAGCGCGCGACGGCGGCCTCGCGCGTCTGCGTCTCGCGGGCGGCGAACTCACCGCGCACGCGGCACATGCCGTCGCGCGCGCGGCCGTGCGCTGCGGCTCGGGCGTCATTGAACTCACGAATCGCGCGAACCTGCAGTTGCGCGGCATTCGCGACGATGCCCACGCGGAACTCGTGGATATCGCGCTCAACGCGGGCCTCGGTCCGCAAGCCGAAGGCGGCGACGACTTGCGCAACGTCATGCTGAGTCCGCTCGCGAGCGATGCCACGCGCCGCCTCGCCGCCGCCATTGTGAGCGCGATGCAGGGCGATGCGGCGCTGCACGCGTTGTCGCCGAAGTTCGCGCTGCAGCTCGACAACGGCGAACGCCTGGCGATGCTCGAACATCCGCACGATCTCTGGCTTTCAGCGTTCGACGGCGGCGCGCGCTACGCGTTCGGCCTCGCCGGTACGATGCCGCGTCACGAAGCCGACGCGCCCGCGCTCGGCAGCATCGCGCGCGAACATGTCGTGGGCTTCGTTGTCGCCGTGCTGCGCGCGTTTCTCGCGCTGGCGTCCAAGGACGAGCATCGCATGAGAGACTTGCTCGCGCGAATCGGCGTGACGCACTTTCTCACTGCGCTTTCATTCGATCCGCTCGACACTGCCTGGCGCCGCGCCCCGGCCGATGCCTTGCTGCGCTTCGGCGCGCATCCGATGCCCGAACGCGCGGACTGGTACGTGGGCGCGCAAGCGCAACTAGGACGCATCGACGCAACCACGCTCGATGCGCTCGCCGATCTCGCTTCGACTCACGCACAAGGCCGGTTTTTCGCGACTCCTTGGCAAGGTATCTTGATGCCCCACGTCGCGGCGCAAGACAAGGAACACGTGCTGGCCCGCCTGAACGCGCTCGGCCTCGTCACTGAGGCGAGCCATCCGCTTGCGCGGCTCATTGCGTGCGCTGGATCAGCCGGCTGCGTGAAAAGCCGCGCTGACACGAAGGCCGACGCATATCGTCTCGCCGCGCTGCTGCCCTTACACGGCGATGTGCATCTAAGCGGCTGCGAACGCTCGTGCGCCGCCGCGCATCCGGTCACAACGACGTTGCTCGCGGTATCGAATGCGCGCTATGACGTGCATGTCGATATGCGCCTCGTCGCACGAAATCTATCCATCGAAGAGGCGGCCGCGTGGCTCGCCCGGAGCCATGCCGATGCTTGA